Proteins encoded in a region of the Elaeis guineensis isolate ETL-2024a chromosome 7, EG11, whole genome shotgun sequence genome:
- the LOC105049318 gene encoding LOW QUALITY PROTEIN: pathogenesis-related homeodomain protein (The sequence of the model RefSeq protein was modified relative to this genomic sequence to represent the inferred CDS: inserted 2 bases in 2 codons), which translates to MRKKNIPNGKPGEXLQRISDSSAAKGRCSLQFLGNNTSCICHKGNRKIAAGDRVIKLDKRKRRKRKKNNIEYDEVSRLQRRARYLLIKMKLEQNLIDAYSGDGWNGHSREKIKPENELQRAKKQILKCKLGIRDAIHQLDLLSSIGSIEDSVMHPDGSVFHECIFCAKCRSREAFPDNDIILCDGTCNCGFHQKCLEPPLENIPPGDQVWLCKFCECKTEILEAVNAHLGTCFSANSRWEDIFKEATTDPDVENTYLNPAEDWPSEDSEDEDYNPEKNVNSASRTGIAENMTGDSSSSSSLFCSSDGAMSCSESIHTYSNGKSCDVEHKEGNEANFVDSIINAEYGXTNDCEIMSYQRQRRDVDYKKLHDDMFGKDLADNEHQSEDEDWCPHRSTRRRIKSTTGTTLAKCVNEDGCADIVLTEKISHEKKPLFRIPLNAVEKLRQVFAENELPSRTVKENLSKQLGISSEKVSKWFKNARYAALKMRKAGITKSHHVNTITKRSRVSAGKAGSFDEVASVDNSILLPLSSIIHVGRNLRKILQKKNKKSMNIPLRMHLKTTANTDSTKEFQNLGTSLTANQCPSISIHRNLSKEVSTSLTNTMILKKEVSGLRRKFTLGRTFRAKRRNVFQIDEMIDSEQLYVAEIERLCSLENRLRNLKNALLLCEYNDYESVKTHSTEENVTYVPVAEVKEQAFI; encoded by the exons ATGAGGAAGAAGAATATTCCCAATGGCAAGCCAGGGG ATCTGCAGAGAATATCTGATAGCAGTGCTGCTAAGGGTCGGTGTTCCTTACAGTTTCTAGGCAATAACACTTCTTGTATTTGTCATAAAGGGAATAGGAAGATTGCAGCTGGTGATCGTGTAATCAAACTGGACAAAAGGAAAAGGCGGAAGAGGAAGAAAAACAATATAGAGTATGATGAAGTTTCTCGTCTGCAAAGAAGAGCAAGGTATTTGCTCATCAAAATGAAACTGGAGCAGAATCTTATCGATGCATACTCTGGAGATGGCTGGAATGGTCATAG TCGAGAAAAAATCAAGCCAGAGAATGAGTTGCAAAGAGCTAAGAAGCAGATATTGAAATGTAAACTTGGAATCCGTGATGCAATTCATCAGCTTGATTTGCTTAGCTCTATAGGAAGCATTGAGGATTCTGTAATGCATCCAGATGGTTCTGTTTTCCATGAATGT attttttGTGCAAAATGCAGATCTCGTGAAGCTTTTCCAGATAATGACATCATACTATGTGATGGGACCTGCAACTGTGGTTTTCATCAGAAATGTTTGGAGCCTCCACTGGAAAATA TTCCTCCTGGAGACCAAGTATGGCTTTGCAAATTTTGTGAGTGTAAAACGGAAATTCTAGAAGCTGTTAATGCGCATCTAGGCACTTGCTTTAGTGCAAACAGTAGATGGGAG GACATCTTCAAGGAAGCAACTACCGACCCTGATGTTGAAAACACATATCTTAATCCTGCTGAAGATTGGCCATCTGAGGATTCTGAAGATGAAGATTACAATCCTGAGAAAAATGTGAATAGTGCTAGCAGAACAGGCATAGCGGAAAACATGACTGGTGATTCTAGTAGTTCAAGCAGCCTATTTTGTTCTTCTGACGGAGCTATGTCATGTTCTGAATCAATTCATACTTATAGCAATGGGAAATCTTGTGATGTTGAACACAAAGAGGGGAACGAGGCTAACTTTGTTGATTCTATCATCAATGCTGAATACG AAACTAATGACTGCGAGATCATGAGTTACCAAAGGCAGCGAAGAGATGTTGACTATAAAAAACTTCATGAT GATATGTTTGGGAAGGATCTGGCTGACAATGAACACCAAAGTGAAGATGAAGACTGGTGTCCCCATAGGAGCACGAGAAGAAGGATAAAATCAACCACCGGAACTACGTTGGCTAAGTGTGTGAATGAGGATGGATGTGCAGATATAGTATTGACCGAGAAAATATCACATGAGAAGAAACCACTTTTCAGGATTCCTCTCAATGCAGTTGAG AAGCTTCGCCAGGTTTTTGCTGAGAATGAACTTCCTTCAAGGACTGTCAAGGAAAATCTCTCAAAACAGTTGGGTATTTCATCCGAGAAG GTGAGCAAGTGGTTTAAAAATGCAAGATACGCTGCTCTTAAAATGAGAAAG GCAGGAATCACCAAATCACATCATGTTAATACCATCACTAAAAGATCAAGAGTAAGTGCTGGAAAGGCTGGAAGCTTCGATGAAGTTGCATCAGTTGACAATTCTATTTTGCTACCCTTGTCATCCATCATTCATGTAGGCAGAAATCTGAGAAAGATTCtccagaaaaagaataaaaaatcaaTGAACATCCCTTTGAGAATGCACCTTAAAACAACAGCCAATACAGACTCCACAAAAGAATTTCAG AATCTCGGAACCAGTCTTACTGCAAACCAATGCCCCTCCATTTCTATCCATAGGAATTTGTCAAAGGAG GTGAGCACATCATTGACCAACACCATGATACTTAAGAAAGAAGTAAGTGGTCTAAGAAGAAAGTTTACTCTGGGGAGAACATTCAGAGCCAAGAGAAGGAATGTATTTCAGATAGATGAGATGATTGATAGTGAGCAGCTCTACGTGGCTGAGATTGAAAGATTGTGTAGTCTTGAAAATAGGCTTAGGAACTTGAAGAATGCATTGCTATTATGCGAatataatgattatgaatcagtcAAAACTCATTCAACTGAAGAAAATGTGACCTATGTTCCTGTAGCTGAGGTAAAGGAACAGGCATTTATCTGA
- the LOC105037080 gene encoding LOW QUALITY PROTEIN: uncharacterized protein (The sequence of the model RefSeq protein was modified relative to this genomic sequence to represent the inferred CDS: inserted 1 base in 1 codon) codes for MARILSQTLIQGHPSHLLSASRSALLPLSAAXFVNLRGRSHRSERDLEAAESGEGEVEVEVIGVRRLEDAIHSIIIRRSAPDWLPFIPGSSYWVPPRKQAHRVAELIEKLANPLTDEETLSVMTNRGWPSSSHFLEGTSPRHVKRRPKKATAQSDDEE; via the exons ATGGCTCGAATCCTCTCCCAAACCCTAATTCAAGGTCATCCATCCCACCTCCTATCCGCCTCCCGATCCGCTCTCCTCCCCCTCTCCGCCG CGTTCGTCAACCTCCGCGGCCGCTCCCACCGCTCGGAGAGGGACCTCGAGGCCGCCGAGTCCGGCGAAGGCGAGGTCGAGGTGGAGGTCATCGGCGTGCGCCGCCTCGAAGACGCCATCCACAGCATCATCATCCGTCGATCCGCCCCCGACTGGCTCCCCTTCATCCCTGGCTCCTCTTACTGGGTCCCGCCGCGGAAGCAGGCTCACCGAGTGGCCGAGCTCATCGAGAAGCTCGCCAATCCGTTGACGGATGAGGAGACCCTCTCCGTCATGACGAACCGAGGGTGGCCGTCGTCATCCCACTTCCTGGAAG GTACATCCCCACGCCATGTGAAAAGGAGACCGAAGAAGGCAACAGCACAGTCGGATGATGAAGAATGA